In Uranotaenia lowii strain MFRU-FL chromosome 2, ASM2978415v1, whole genome shotgun sequence, one genomic interval encodes:
- the LOC129743268 gene encoding uncharacterized protein LOC129743268, translated as MSDDDLQKELADQGVTRVYRFMKRVNGKKEATYTMDLTITGSTPPSYVFFGYIRVPTRTYYPRPLMCNKCGYFGHTKLRCEQNETCLDCGETAVHPNCSKDPKCPNCEGPHPAFSRNCTKQQEEQAIEAIRTDTHQDNKDKRIRELENQVALLIDQLKNLQNCANLVAETVESADSDDTMLSESSSTSSTPKRNRNRGSSEERSTKSELELKKKRHHPPSSTFPTFTLMVPRMII; from the exons ATGAGTGACGATGATCTCCAGAAAGAACTGGCAGACCAAGGGGTAACCCGGGTCTACCGTTTCATGAAACGTGTTAACGGCAAGAAAGAGGCAACCTATACCATGGATCTGACCATAACCGGCTCCACTCCCCCATCCTATGTCTTCTTCGGCTATATTCGTGTTCCAACCCGAACCTACTATCCCCGTCCTTTGATGTGTAACAAATGTGGTTATTTCGGCCACACTAAACTTCGATGCGAGCAAAACGAAACCTGCCTAGATTGTGGTGAAACCGCAGTTCATCCAAATTGTTCGAAAGACCCAAAATGCCCAAATTGCGAAGGTCCCCACCCAGCATTCAGTCGGAACTGTACAAAACAACAAGAAGAGCAGGCCATC GAAGCCATTAGGACCGACACCCACCAAGACAACAAGGACAAAAGGATTCGAGAGCTGGAAAATCAAGTTGCTCTCCTTATCGACCAGCTCAAAAACCTCCAGAACTGCGCCAATTTGGTTGCCGAAACCGTAGAATCTGCCGATTCCGACGACACGATGCTTTCCGAAAGCAGCTCCACCTCGTCCACCCCGAAGAGGAACCGGAACCGTGGGTCTTCTGAGGAACGCAGCACCAAATCAGAACTGGAACTGAAAAAGAAGCGACACCATCCCCCATCCTCGACCTTTCCCACATTTACACTGATGGTTCCAAGAATGATAATATGA